A single genomic interval of Zunongwangia sp. HGR-M22 harbors:
- a CDS encoding SusD/RagB family nutrient-binding outer membrane lipoprotein has product MKNRIYTLILLIGVISLQSCDQDFEELNVDPTKTTEMDLSYKFPSAVLYVSGQRYESWRANLIYSSTMIQHIANTETYWSGDKYLLNTAYAEAFWTAMYPQAIKSIEDMKYGLEQMGDSTSVDYAIVNTLGVYQYQKITDLYGDVPYSEAGKAFIDKDFRPVYDKQEDIYADMLNTLEQSVEIFETGGTSSLGSADILFEGDVNKWRKWANSLMLRLAMRMTKVDETAAQEWAQKAIEGGVMESNDDIAYVVHEEGNGIVQNGNGETFTADGTPRMSDTFIEFLQDDPRLTIYSSLPEDTGEEDANGDPILRSEEERLDPDAQIGLPNGLDGSMLRELTGETDTQDYSEPNRLYMTSEAAPMFFQTYAEVEFMLAEAAFRWGIAGGDAEAHYNAGVRAAMNYLELYSPNAAISEAEIDEYLEDNAYAEEDALEQINTQYWAATFLNEIESYSNWRRSGYPDLTPVNYPGNVTNGTIPRRLTYMTSEQSTNAENYNAAVQSQGPDLLTTRIWWDVE; this is encoded by the coding sequence ATGAAAAATAGAATATATACACTTATATTGCTGATTGGGGTGATATCTTTACAATCATGCGATCAGGACTTTGAAGAGTTAAATGTAGACCCTACAAAGACAACAGAGATGGATCTAAGTTATAAATTTCCATCAGCAGTACTGTATGTTTCTGGGCAAAGATATGAGTCATGGAGAGCAAATTTAATTTACTCTTCTACTATGATCCAGCATATTGCTAATACTGAAACATATTGGAGCGGTGATAAGTATTTATTAAACACCGCTTATGCCGAAGCTTTCTGGACTGCTATGTATCCGCAGGCAATAAAGTCTATTGAAGATATGAAATATGGCTTAGAACAGATGGGAGATTCTACTTCTGTAGATTACGCGATAGTTAATACATTAGGTGTCTATCAATATCAAAAGATTACAGATTTATATGGTGATGTTCCTTATTCTGAAGCAGGAAAAGCTTTTATTGATAAAGATTTTAGACCTGTTTATGATAAGCAAGAAGATATTTATGCAGATATGCTGAATACGCTGGAACAATCAGTTGAGATTTTTGAAACTGGAGGCACAAGTTCTTTAGGTAGCGCAGATATTTTATTTGAAGGAGACGTTAATAAATGGAGAAAGTGGGCTAACAGTCTTATGTTAAGACTTGCTATGCGTATGACCAAGGTAGATGAAACTGCAGCTCAAGAGTGGGCTCAAAAAGCAATCGAAGGAGGAGTAATGGAGTCTAACGACGATATTGCTTACGTAGTTCATGAAGAAGGAAACGGAATAGTTCAAAACGGAAACGGAGAAACTTTTACTGCAGACGGTACTCCTAGAATGAGTGATACTTTTATAGAATTTTTGCAAGACGATCCTAGGTTAACAATCTATAGCAGTCTTCCAGAAGACACCGGTGAAGAAGACGCTAATGGTGATCCAATTTTAAGATCAGAAGAAGAAAGATTAGATCCAGACGCGCAAATTGGGCTTCCTAATGGTTTAGATGGTTCAATGTTAAGAGAGCTTACTGGAGAAACTGATACTCAGGATTATTCAGAGCCAAACAGGCTTTATATGACAAGTGAGGCTGCACCTATGTTTTTCCAGACCTATGCTGAAGTAGAATTCATGTTAGCTGAAGCTGCTTTTAGATGGGGAATTGCAGGTGGCGATGCCGAGGCTCACTATAATGCTGGTGTTCGTGCAGCAATGAATTATTTGGAATTATATTCTCCAAATGCTGCAATTTCAGAAGCTGAAATCGATGAATATCTTGAAGATAACGCTTATGCTGAAGAGGATGCCCTGGAGCAAATTAATACGCAGTATTGGGCAGCAACATTCTTGAATGAAATAGAGTCTTATTCAAATTGGAGAAGAAGTGGATATCCAGACTTAACTCCGGTTAATTATCCAGGGAATGTAACAAACGGAACAATTCCTAGAAGATTGACTTATATGACCTCTGAGCAATCAACAAATGCTGAAAATTATAATGCCGCTGTGCAGTCTCAAGGTCCAGACCTTTTGACAACTCGTATCTGGTGGGATGTAGAATAA
- a CDS encoding alpha/beta hydrolase has protein sequence MNKLRIPILFLFMIFFSNAKAQDKEGNIVEYFGKEKVNDVSEGEVIHLFKEGLILGTSGTPFSNSAIQHDPIFAEVLQNGFQINEGKEVYDNFKEETIAWQNIAISENGEFNDPKLRRNGYLYLEYISEEEKTVIFEASGHTNVIINGLPHEGDHYDFGWNLIPITLKKGVNKFLLSGGRFSRMRARLLTTYKPVEFTTRDLTLPNLLQEENENLWGAIRIINTEKNSLKGAKIKVELNGISAETKVPKIVSKNVRKVPFSIPIPSNLQEGDSITANLYLQEANGRDIDTAKIILDIKSKFKHHKNTFLSKVDNSVQYYSVAPSLTKNKENQALFLSVHGASVEAVNQANAYKQKDWGHLVAPTNRRPFGFAWEDWGRLDALEVLEHSENLLKTDPQHTYLTGHSMGGHGSWYLGVTYPDRFAAIAPAAGYPDLLDYRNSFISRISDEQIEKQFEMSAADFKQKINPDFKNTTEKNLDQITRRAGNTSRTLKLKNNYLHYGVYILHGDSDNVVPTYLAQEMREELGKFHPDFAYYEYPGGEHWFGDESVDWPPIFYFFNRRKIKSDAEMNKIDFSTASPGVSSKSHFIIILQQEHPFEISNFKFERTENGFSLETSNIKTLSIDLAAMDHPNLKAMVIDGDSISTSTSGIIYFENEAGSWKTSEMPDDSEKSPLRSGGFKDAFRHNMVFVYATKGSKEENEWYFNRAKFDAEKFWYRANGSVEIIKDTDFKASDYIDRNIIIYGNKSNNAAWKKLLKNSPVQFSENQVKIGNKTLKGEHYGAYFIYPKENHEFASIGVVTASGIKGMHAAYANDYLENGTFYPDLLLFNDEMPKNGLSGIKGSGFFGNDWSVENGEFIWDIED, from the coding sequence ATGAATAAACTTAGAATTCCAATTTTATTCCTTTTTATGATCTTTTTTAGTAATGCCAAAGCGCAAGATAAAGAAGGCAACATAGTAGAATATTTTGGCAAGGAAAAAGTGAATGATGTTAGTGAAGGAGAGGTGATTCATTTATTTAAAGAAGGTCTTATTTTAGGAACTTCAGGAACACCATTTAGTAATTCAGCTATTCAGCATGATCCTATTTTTGCTGAGGTTTTGCAGAATGGTTTTCAGATAAATGAAGGAAAAGAAGTTTACGACAATTTCAAAGAAGAAACAATTGCTTGGCAAAATATCGCAATTAGCGAAAACGGAGAATTCAACGATCCTAAATTACGTCGAAATGGATATTTGTATTTAGAATACATTTCCGAAGAAGAAAAAACCGTAATTTTTGAAGCCTCTGGGCATACCAATGTTATTATTAACGGATTGCCACATGAAGGAGATCATTATGATTTTGGGTGGAATCTAATTCCAATAACTTTAAAAAAAGGAGTAAATAAATTTCTACTTTCTGGCGGTCGTTTTTCTAGAATGCGCGCACGTTTACTAACAACTTATAAGCCGGTTGAATTTACTACTAGAGACTTAACGCTACCCAATTTACTTCAGGAAGAAAACGAAAACTTATGGGGCGCAATTCGAATTATTAATACTGAAAAGAACTCCTTAAAAGGAGCTAAAATTAAAGTTGAATTAAATGGTATTTCAGCAGAAACAAAAGTTCCTAAAATTGTTTCTAAAAATGTTCGAAAAGTTCCATTTTCAATTCCTATTCCTTCCAATCTTCAAGAAGGAGACAGCATTACTGCTAATCTTTATCTACAAGAAGCTAATGGCAGAGATATCGATACCGCCAAAATTATACTCGATATCAAATCAAAATTCAAACATCACAAAAACACATTTCTTAGCAAGGTAGACAATAGCGTGCAATATTATAGCGTGGCGCCATCCTTAACTAAAAACAAAGAAAATCAGGCCTTATTTTTATCGGTTCACGGAGCTTCTGTAGAAGCTGTAAATCAGGCCAACGCTTACAAACAAAAAGATTGGGGGCATTTAGTTGCTCCTACTAATCGCAGGCCTTTTGGTTTTGCCTGGGAAGATTGGGGAAGATTGGATGCATTGGAAGTTTTAGAACATTCAGAAAATTTATTAAAAACCGATCCGCAACATACTTATTTAACCGGGCACTCAATGGGTGGCCACGGTAGCTGGTATTTGGGTGTAACCTATCCCGATAGGTTTGCGGCAATCGCACCCGCTGCAGGTTATCCAGATTTATTAGACTATCGAAATAGTTTTATTAGTCGTATTTCAGACGAGCAGATTGAAAAGCAATTCGAAATGTCGGCAGCAGATTTTAAACAAAAAATTAATCCAGATTTCAAGAATACTACTGAAAAAAATCTTGATCAAATTACTCGACGTGCCGGCAATACTAGCCGAACGCTTAAGTTGAAGAACAATTATCTGCATTACGGAGTTTATATTTTGCATGGTGATTCTGATAATGTTGTCCCTACCTATCTTGCGCAGGAAATGCGTGAGGAACTAGGTAAATTTCATCCCGATTTTGCCTATTATGAATATCCGGGAGGCGAGCACTGGTTTGGTGATGAAAGTGTAGACTGGCCACCAATATTCTATTTCTTTAATCGAAGAAAAATAAAAAGTGATGCTGAAATGAATAAAATTGATTTTAGCACAGCTTCACCGGGAGTGTCGTCTAAATCCCATTTTATTATAATTCTTCAGCAAGAACATCCTTTTGAGATTAGTAATTTCAAGTTTGAGAGAACCGAAAATGGATTTTCTCTTGAAACTTCAAATATAAAAACACTAAGTATCGATCTTGCCGCGATGGATCATCCAAATTTAAAAGCGATGGTGATCGATGGGGATTCTATTTCAACCTCCACTTCAGGAATTATTTACTTTGAAAATGAAGCAGGCAGCTGGAAAACTTCAGAAATGCCTGATGATTCAGAGAAAAGTCCGCTTCGATCTGGTGGTTTTAAAGATGCATTTCGCCATAATATGGTATTCGTATATGCAACTAAAGGATCTAAAGAAGAAAATGAATGGTATTTTAATCGCGCAAAGTTTGATGCTGAAAAGTTTTGGTATCGTGCAAACGGAAGCGTAGAAATTATAAAGGATACCGATTTTAAAGCTTCAGATTATATCGATCGTAATATTATAATTTATGGCAACAAATCGAATAACGCTGCATGGAAGAAATTACTCAAAAATTCGCCTGTACAATTTTCTGAAAATCAGGTAAAAATTGGCAATAAAACCTTAAAAGGTGAGCATTACGGTGCTTACTTTATTTATCCTAAAGAAAATCACGAATTCGCAAGTATTGGTGTAGTCACCGCCTCTGGTATTAAAGGAATGCATGCCGCTTATGCTAATGATTATTTAGAGAACGGAACATTTTATCCAGACTTGCTTTTGTTTAATGATGAAATGCCCAAAAACGGATTATCGGGTATAAAGGGGAGTGGCTTTTTCGGAAATGACTGGTCAGTAGAAAATGGGGAATTCATTTGGGATATTGAAGATTAA
- a CDS encoding glycoside hydrolase family 3 N-terminal domain-containing protein produces MKKICLCFLLISNLLSAQDLKNAPYKNSELSVDERVENLISLMTIDEKIGQLTTPLGWKMYKKEGNTSGISELYKEEIKNRKIGGLWGLLRADPWTQKTLENGLHPKEAARITNEIQKYAIENSRLGIPLLLEEEAMHGHMAVGTTVFPTAIGQASTWNPDLIKEMAQTIAAEIRIQGSNTAYGPIIDIAREPRWSRVEETFGEDSYLIAAMGKSIIKGFQGEKESDLKDGKHLAATLKHFAAYGVSEGGHNGAAVHVGQRDLFQNYMYPVKEAVDSGVLSVMTAYSSIDGIPSTAHKSLLTNTLREDWGFDGFVISDLASIEGLLGDHHVVETSEDAAAMAMNAGVDVDLGGNGYDDALLDAVNSGKVSEERIDEAVKRILTVKFKLGLFDDPYVKEKEAEKIVRNSEHIELAREVARQSVTMLKNEDNILPLNKELKNIAVIGANADMQYNQLGDYTAPQSEDNIITVLEGIQHKMPNANIEYVKGTAVRDTTQTDIPAAVAAAKRAEVAIVVLGGSSARDFKTEYLETGAATVSSKEDQILGDMESGEGYDRSTLNLMGKQLELLQAVVKTGTPTVLVLIKGRPLLLNWPSENVPAILDAWYPGQEGGNAIADVLFGDFNPAGRLPVSVPKSLGQIPVYYNYWFPNRRDYVETDAKPLYPFGFGLSYSEFEYSDLKLKTSVKGKNTKVEISLKVSNISEVDGDEVVQLYIRDMVSSVLSPVKQLRGFERVTIASGETKTIQFELLPKELSLFNAEMKQLVEAGAFKLMIGASSEDIRLETTFEIPENIEITN; encoded by the coding sequence ATGAAAAAAATTTGCCTTTGTTTTTTACTAATTTCAAACTTGTTGAGTGCGCAGGATTTAAAAAATGCGCCTTATAAAAATAGTGAGCTTAGTGTTGATGAACGCGTAGAAAACCTTATTTCTTTAATGACCATCGATGAAAAAATCGGTCAGTTAACCACACCGCTTGGCTGGAAAATGTATAAGAAAGAAGGAAATACATCGGGAATTAGTGAACTTTACAAAGAAGAAATAAAAAACAGAAAAATTGGCGGTTTATGGGGATTGTTAAGAGCAGATCCCTGGACACAAAAAACTTTAGAAAACGGTTTACATCCAAAAGAAGCTGCCAGAATTACGAATGAAATACAAAAATACGCGATTGAAAATAGTCGTTTAGGAATTCCATTATTACTCGAAGAAGAAGCTATGCACGGGCATATGGCAGTTGGGACTACAGTATTTCCAACTGCGATAGGCCAGGCTAGTACCTGGAATCCTGATTTGATTAAAGAAATGGCTCAAACTATTGCAGCGGAAATTAGAATACAGGGAAGTAATACCGCTTATGGTCCTATTATAGATATCGCCAGAGAGCCAAGATGGTCTCGAGTAGAAGAAACTTTTGGGGAAGATTCTTATTTAATCGCTGCAATGGGAAAATCGATAATTAAAGGTTTTCAAGGTGAAAAAGAAAGCGATCTAAAAGATGGTAAACATTTAGCTGCAACATTGAAACATTTTGCGGCATACGGAGTTTCAGAAGGAGGACACAATGGCGCTGCGGTACATGTTGGGCAGCGTGATTTATTTCAGAATTACATGTATCCCGTAAAAGAAGCGGTAGATAGCGGGGTGTTATCAGTGATGACGGCTTACAGTTCTATCGATGGAATTCCAAGTACAGCACATAAAAGTTTGTTGACAAATACACTGAGAGAAGACTGGGGATTTGATGGTTTTGTAATTTCAGATTTGGCAAGTATCGAAGGGCTTTTAGGAGATCATCATGTGGTGGAAACTTCAGAAGATGCAGCAGCTATGGCCATGAATGCCGGAGTAGATGTTGATCTTGGCGGGAATGGATATGACGATGCTTTATTAGATGCCGTAAATTCAGGAAAAGTTTCCGAAGAAAGAATCGATGAAGCGGTTAAAAGAATTCTTACTGTAAAATTCAAATTAGGGCTTTTTGATGATCCTTATGTAAAGGAAAAAGAAGCTGAAAAAATAGTTCGAAATTCAGAACACATCGAATTGGCAAGGGAAGTCGCTCGCCAGTCGGTTACCATGCTGAAGAATGAAGACAATATACTTCCATTAAACAAAGAATTGAAAAACATTGCGGTAATCGGGGCAAATGCCGATATGCAATACAATCAGTTAGGCGATTATACCGCTCCGCAATCTGAAGACAATATTATTACCGTTCTAGAAGGTATTCAGCATAAAATGCCGAATGCCAATATCGAATACGTAAAAGGAACTGCCGTTCGTGATACTACACAAACTGATATTCCGGCAGCGGTAGCAGCAGCTAAAAGAGCTGAAGTTGCCATTGTTGTTTTAGGAGGTTCAAGCGCAAGAGATTTTAAAACTGAATATTTAGAAACCGGAGCGGCTACTGTTTCTTCTAAAGAAGACCAGATTTTAGGCGATATGGAAAGTGGCGAGGGCTACGATCGTTCAACTCTTAATTTAATGGGGAAACAATTAGAATTGCTTCAGGCTGTTGTTAAGACTGGAACGCCAACGGTGTTAGTTTTAATAAAAGGCCGCCCATTATTGCTAAACTGGCCTTCAGAAAATGTACCTGCTATTTTAGATGCCTGGTATCCCGGGCAAGAAGGCGGGAATGCTATTGCCGATGTATTGTTTGGTGATTTTAATCCTGCGGGAAGATTACCGGTTTCTGTACCAAAATCTTTAGGGCAAATCCCGGTATATTATAATTATTGGTTCCCAAATCGTAGAGATTATGTAGAGACCGATGCTAAGCCGTTGTATCCTTTTGGTTTTGGTTTAAGTTATTCTGAATTTGAATATTCAGATTTAAAATTGAAAACTTCAGTGAAAGGGAAAAATACCAAAGTAGAAATTAGCCTAAAAGTATCTAATATCAGTGAAGTTGATGGGGATGAGGTGGTGCAGCTTTATATCAGAGATATGGTAAGTAGTGTGCTAAGTCCCGTAAAGCAGTTGCGAGGTTTTGAGCGTGTTACTATAGCTTCAGGAGAAACGAAAACTATTCAATTTGAATTGCTTCCGAAGGAATTATCATTATTTAATGCTGAAATGAAGCAGTTGGTAGAAGCCGGAGCATTTAAGCTGATGATTGGTGCTTCTTCTGAAGATATCCGACTGGAAACTACTTTTGAAATTCCTGAAAATATTGAAATTACAAATTAA
- a CDS encoding SusC/RagA family TonB-linked outer membrane protein: MVKKIMFSVLLVMGLFQFAIAQNQQVSGTITEAETGMPLPGVTVLEKGTSNGTSTDFDGVYTLSVSDNAILVFSMVGYETREVSVTSGELNLELATDTEALDEVVVTALGIKRSEKALGYALTEVGGDELAEVKQVNAINSLQGKVAGLNVSGAATGPAGTSNVLIRGISSVGGNNQPLYVLDGIPIDNTNLGSAGQYGGSDFGDGISSINPDDIESISVLKGGAAAALYGSRASNGVILINTKSGKGQQGFGVQYSGSVLFETVMDDIYDFQKEYGQGINGVAPETSQEALTAGMQAWGGRLDGSDVVQFDGVERPYTNQGNNLDRFYETAHTITNTVAITKSGEGYNLRFSATDMSNEDVTPNSGMNRKSFSLNGGLLLAEKLTLDVSGKYILEDVKNRPRLSDSPGNASFTTVLSPANINVEDYKPWINDDLTENRISSSTYHQNPYWSAYEFSNNSLKNRFIGSSTIRFDITDWMYALGRAGLDQYTARITTVEPFGTAYNPLGAMTENTYISKVVDADVMLGFSKSIGDFNSEIILGANSNDRKFETTTLNGREFVIPGLVDINNVTNKNYDYIYSQNKINSLYFTAEFSYNDYLFLNVTGRKDWFSTLSLAGKSSPNSYFYPSFNSSFVFSDALDMPEFITFGKLRAGYSDIGGGAQDPYQLSLVYGIFDTYNGKGSSVPLGRITNDRLPNQELKPFSKQEYELGLNLKMFNSRIGVDFAYYFNKTTDDIVPISLSNSSGYSSAFVNIGELTNKGIEFLLTGSPIKNENFTWNVSYNLGYNKNEVVKTDDDDNPLFPDTAQATNVSSGAIVGEPFGAIYGTSYIRDDQGRIQYDSNGTPTTGPRKILGNGVAPWTMGLTNNFRYKNWNLSFLIDAKFGADIYSGTSAFANYYGASKNTLVGREDGIAVQGFDASGADFSTTIAPENVDSYYKKLYEIAEEHIQSADFIKFREFSLGYSLPSDLIKDTFINSANISIIGRNLFFIKRETDNIDPESSFNSRGARGLERFGLPTSRSYGLNLNVKF; encoded by the coding sequence ATGGTGAAGAAAATTATGTTTTCAGTTCTGCTTGTTATGGGACTTTTTCAATTTGCTATAGCACAAAATCAGCAAGTTAGTGGTACCATTACAGAGGCCGAAACCGGTATGCCGCTACCTGGTGTTACCGTATTAGAAAAGGGTACTTCTAACGGTACTTCCACAGATTTTGATGGCGTCTATACGCTGAGCGTGAGTGATAACGCAATCTTAGTTTTCTCTATGGTAGGTTACGAAACCAGGGAGGTTAGCGTAACTTCAGGAGAATTAAACTTGGAATTAGCCACAGATACAGAAGCTTTAGATGAAGTAGTGGTTACAGCATTAGGTATCAAAAGATCAGAAAAGGCATTAGGTTATGCCCTTACCGAAGTTGGTGGTGACGAATTAGCTGAAGTAAAGCAGGTAAATGCTATTAACTCTTTGCAGGGTAAAGTAGCAGGTTTAAATGTAAGTGGAGCAGCTACTGGTCCGGCTGGTACAAGTAACGTATTAATCCGTGGTATTTCTAGTGTTGGTGGTAATAATCAACCACTTTACGTTTTAGATGGAATTCCTATTGACAATACAAATTTAGGTTCTGCAGGTCAATATGGAGGATCAGATTTTGGTGATGGTATTTCAAGTATCAATCCAGATGATATCGAATCTATTAGCGTTTTAAAAGGTGGTGCAGCAGCAGCACTTTATGGTTCCAGAGCATCAAACGGTGTAATCTTAATAAATACGAAATCAGGAAAAGGACAACAAGGCTTTGGAGTGCAATACTCTGGATCGGTATTGTTTGAAACTGTGATGGATGATATCTATGATTTCCAGAAGGAATATGGACAAGGTATTAATGGAGTAGCGCCAGAAACTAGTCAGGAAGCGCTTACTGCAGGAATGCAGGCATGGGGTGGTCGATTAGATGGATCAGATGTAGTTCAATTTGATGGAGTTGAAAGACCTTACACCAATCAAGGAAATAACTTAGATCGTTTTTACGAAACAGCTCACACAATAACTAACACTGTAGCGATCACAAAATCTGGTGAAGGATATAACTTAAGATTTTCTGCAACAGATATGAGTAATGAGGATGTAACTCCTAATTCTGGCATGAATAGAAAATCATTTTCCCTTAATGGAGGTTTGTTATTGGCTGAAAAATTAACTCTTGATGTTAGTGGTAAATATATTTTAGAGGATGTGAAAAATAGACCTAGATTATCAGATTCTCCGGGTAATGCTAGTTTTACAACTGTTTTGTCACCAGCGAATATTAATGTAGAAGACTATAAGCCTTGGATTAATGATGATCTTACAGAAAATAGAATTTCTAGTAGCACTTACCATCAAAATCCTTACTGGTCGGCTTATGAATTCAGTAATAATAGCTTGAAAAATAGATTCATTGGATCTTCAACTATTAGATTTGATATAACCGATTGGATGTATGCATTGGGTAGAGCGGGTCTAGATCAATATACAGCGAGAATTACCACTGTAGAACCTTTTGGTACAGCTTATAATCCATTAGGAGCAATGACAGAAAACACCTATATCTCTAAAGTAGTAGATGCAGATGTGATGTTAGGATTCAGTAAGTCTATTGGAGACTTTAATAGTGAAATAATTTTAGGAGCCAATAGCAACGATAGAAAGTTTGAAACTACTACTTTAAACGGAAGAGAGTTTGTTATTCCTGGTTTAGTCGACATTAATAATGTGACTAATAAGAATTATGATTACATATATTCTCAAAATAAAATCAACTCTTTATATTTTACAGCTGAGTTTTCTTACAACGACTATTTATTTTTAAACGTAACTGGTAGAAAAGATTGGTTCTCAACATTATCACTTGCAGGGAAATCTAGTCCTAATAGTTATTTTTACCCTTCTTTTAATTCTAGTTTTGTATTTAGCGATGCGCTTGATATGCCTGAGTTTATAACTTTTGGTAAGTTGAGAGCAGGATACTCTGATATAGGAGGTGGAGCTCAGGATCCGTACCAACTTTCTCTGGTATATGGCATTTTTGATACGTATAATGGTAAAGGTTCATCTGTGCCATTGGGTAGAATTACAAATGACAGACTTCCAAATCAAGAGCTTAAGCCATTTTCTAAACAAGAATATGAATTAGGTCTTAACTTGAAGATGTTTAATAGTAGAATAGGAGTAGATTTTGCATATTATTTCAATAAGACTACAGACGATATAGTTCCTATCAGCCTTTCTAATAGTTCAGGGTACAGTAGTGCGTTCGTGAATATTGGTGAATTGACTAACAAAGGGATAGAATTCTTATTAACAGGTTCTCCTATTAAAAATGAGAATTTTACTTGGAATGTATCTTATAATTTAGGGTATAACAAAAACGAAGTTGTTAAGACAGATGATGATGATAATCCATTATTCCCAGATACTGCTCAGGCCACAAATGTATCCTCTGGAGCGATCGTGGGTGAGCCTTTTGGAGCCATTTATGGTACTTCTTATATCAGAGATGATCAAGGAAGAATTCAATATGATAGCAATGGTACGCCTACAACAGGACCTAGAAAAATTTTAGGTAATGGAGTAGCTCCATGGACTATGGGACTCACCAATAATTTTAGATATAAAAACTGGAATCTTTCTTTCTTGATCGATGCCAAATTTGGAGCAGATATTTATTCTGGTACCAGTGCTTTTGCGAACTACTATGGTGCTAGTAAAAACACGCTTGTAGGTAGAGAAGATGGTATCGCTGTTCAGGGATTTGATGCATCAGGGGCAGATTTCTCAACTACTATTGCTCCTGAGAATGTAGACTCTTACTACAAAAAACTTTACGAGATCGCTGAAGAACATATCCAAAGTGCAGACTTTATTAAATTTAGAGAATTTAGTTTAGGTTATAGTCTGCCAAGTGATTTGATAAAAGATACTTTTATTAATAGCGCTAACATATCTATAATAGGACGAAACTTGTTCTTTATAAAAAGAGAAACGGATAATATAGACCCAGAATCTTCTTTTAATAGTAGAGGAGCCAGAGGTTTAGAAAGATTTGGCTTGCCAACTAGTAGAAGTTATGGTCTTAATCTTAACGTTAAATTTTAA